Proteins encoded by one window of Methanobacterium sp. CWC-01:
- a CDS encoding MFS transporter, translated as METERKEINKTVILLIATLAAFLTPFLGTSLIVALPTIANDLAVNAILLSWVTTAYFLASAMFAVPLGKIADIYGMKKIFTYGIVVLTFASFFAAISPSPEFLVIMRAFQGVASAMIFVTALAIIASVFPPQERGKAIGINITAGYAGLVMGPVLGGFLTQYLGWRSIFYLVVPLGLLVLSLVLWKMKGEWAGCVGEKLDYWGSLIYIVMLSLILVGFSSITGTLGMVMVIVGIIGMAGFVIWELRVEHPVLDMSLFFKNRRFAFSNLAALISYIGLSTVAFLLSLYLQYIKGLDPNVTGLILVVQTAFMVIISPFAGRLSDKIDPGKLASLGMGLITIGLVIFAFITQETSLYVIVLALAILGIGVGIFSAPNMNSIMGSVERRYYGVASATVSTMRLLGQTFGMGLILIIFAVYIGAVQFNPQNYPELLASIQVIYLIAVGLSLIAILASLARNR; from the coding sequence ATGGAAACTGAAAGGAAAGAAATAAATAAAACCGTAATTTTACTGATCGCTACTCTGGCTGCATTTTTAACTCCATTTTTAGGCACCTCCCTAATTGTGGCTTTGCCTACTATTGCTAATGATCTGGCAGTTAACGCCATTCTGTTAAGCTGGGTTACTACCGCCTACTTTTTAGCATCAGCCATGTTCGCAGTTCCCCTTGGTAAAATTGCCGATATATATGGGATGAAAAAGATTTTCACCTACGGTATTGTAGTTCTCACCTTCGCTTCTTTCTTTGCCGCCATATCCCCATCCCCTGAATTTCTGGTTATAATGCGGGCTTTTCAGGGAGTGGCCAGTGCCATGATATTTGTAACCGCCCTAGCCATCATAGCCTCAGTATTCCCTCCCCAGGAAAGAGGTAAAGCCATCGGAATAAATATTACCGCCGGATATGCCGGGCTGGTCATGGGGCCGGTCCTGGGAGGTTTTCTAACCCAGTACCTGGGTTGGAGGAGTATTTTTTATCTGGTAGTGCCACTGGGGTTACTGGTCCTGTCCCTGGTCCTCTGGAAAATGAAGGGGGAATGGGCAGGATGTGTAGGTGAAAAACTGGACTACTGGGGCTCTTTAATCTATATCGTTATGCTCTCCCTGATTCTAGTAGGATTTTCCAGTATAACCGGAACTCTGGGAATGGTAATGGTTATAGTGGGTATAATAGGGATGGCTGGATTTGTGATCTGGGAGTTAAGGGTTGAACATCCGGTTCTAGACATGAGTTTGTTTTTTAAAAATAGAAGATTCGCATTCTCCAATCTGGCCGCGCTTATAAGTTATATAGGCTTATCCACCGTGGCTTTCCTGTTAAGCCTGTACCTACAATATATCAAGGGACTGGATCCCAATGTAACGGGATTGATCCTGGTGGTTCAGACGGCCTTCATGGTAATAATCTCTCCCTTCGCTGGTAGACTCTCCGATAAGATTGACCCTGGAAAATTAGCCTCCCTGGGAATGGGACTGATAACCATAGGACTCGTGATCTTTGCCTTCATAACCCAAGAGACCAGTTTGTACGTTATAGTATTGGCTCTGGCTATCTTAGGGATAGGTGTAGGCATTTTTTCTGCCCCCAATATGAACTCCATCATGGGATCGGTGGAGAGAAGATACTACGGTGTAGCCTCGGCTACGGTAAGTACCATGCGACTATTAGGCCAAACCTTCGGTATGGGACTGATCCTAATAATATTCGCCGTCTACATTGGAGCCGTACAGTTCAATCCCCAGAATTATCCGGAACTATTGGCCAGCATCCAGGTAATCTACCTTATTGCCGTGGGACTGAGTCTAATTGCCATTTTAGCATCTCTAGCAAGGAATAGGTAA
- a CDS encoding TIGR00341 family protein: MLESLGTTLHGGPVNKEEVNRLRDIIMFEGPDLKRSLVKFFCLLVLASGIATYGLLGNSVATIIGAMIVAPLMLPIMGLAFGISIGDTHAIRNSLLISLGGIAVSIAIGYLLTVPIVSITIPENVDQIMIRTAPRILDLLAALVTGLAGAFAMSRSDVSDTLPGVAIAISLVPPLANTGILLATSNFTLAMGSFLLFITNFFAILITGAALFAVMGFPQVVGRYQSVKHRRKSIALVIVIIALILVPLAYNGYNISTNSIITKNVQDASAEWLIGSRYQVESVNSENADNSVVLVVIGEGELPPIEKLQQLLDGKLYGRPLRVQVVHSSIYYVND; this comes from the coding sequence ATGTTAGAATCCCTAGGCACCACCCTACACGGGGGGCCGGTTAATAAAGAAGAAGTAAACCGGCTACGAGATATTATAATGTTTGAAGGACCGGATCTTAAAAGAAGTCTGGTAAAATTTTTCTGCCTCTTAGTACTGGCTTCCGGCATCGCAACCTATGGACTCTTAGGCAATTCGGTGGCCACCATCATCGGGGCCATGATCGTGGCGCCGCTCATGCTGCCCATCATGGGATTGGCATTCGGTATCAGCATCGGCGACACCCACGCCATTCGAAACTCACTCCTCATCAGCCTGGGGGGCATCGCGGTATCCATCGCCATTGGTTACTTACTGACGGTTCCCATAGTAAGCATTACCATACCGGAAAACGTGGACCAGATCATGATACGTACCGCACCACGTATCCTGGACCTACTGGCAGCCCTGGTTACTGGCCTGGCCGGTGCCTTTGCCATGTCCCGCAGTGATGTATCAGACACCCTGCCGGGAGTGGCCATTGCCATCTCACTGGTCCCTCCCCTGGCCAACACCGGCATCTTACTGGCCACCTCCAATTTTACCCTGGCCATGGGGAGCTTTCTGCTTTTTATAACCAACTTCTTTGCCATACTCATCACCGGCGCGGCCCTTTTCGCAGTGATGGGCTTCCCCCAGGTAGTGGGCCGGTACCAGTCCGTGAAACACCGACGAAAAAGTATTGCCCTAGTGATAGTTATTATTGCCTTGATCCTGGTTCCACTGGCCTATAACGGCTACAATATCAGCACCAACAGCATCATCACCAAGAATGTGCAGGATGCATCAGCAGAGTGGTTGATTGGCAGCAGATACCAGGTTGAATCGGTAAACTCCGAGAACGCCGATAATTCAGTGGTCCTGGTGGTTATAGGGGAGGGTGAACTGCCACCCATAGAGAAACTTCAACAGCTCCTGGATGGGAAGCTGTACGGAAGACCGCTCCGGGTGCAAGTAGTCCACTCCAGCATATACTATGTTAATGATTAG
- a CDS encoding NAD(P)/FAD-dependent oxidoreductase, translating to MSNKKTNMPEKGAAVQKDMETYAVNPYIPGGLVEPDTLRKIADVAEKYDAKALKLSSEHRITIFGIPFKDVDNIWNDLGMRPGGLSGKIVRPVKFCIGASCCKMGKQKTHEIGLEIDQQFMGTKTPDKMKIAVSGCENSCAEPAVRDIGLIGTKNGWNVLVGGTAGIRPRIGDLIAKDLSSEEVLELMAKIISYYKENEEVKRLGRFIDHMGFEKFKDEVLGK from the coding sequence ATGTCAAATAAAAAGACTAACATGCCCGAGAAAGGTGCAGCAGTTCAAAAAGACATGGAAACCTATGCAGTTAATCCCTACATCCCGGGAGGGCTGGTTGAACCGGATACCCTCAGAAAAATTGCGGATGTAGCCGAAAAATATGATGCTAAAGCCCTTAAACTATCCTCCGAACATCGAATTACCATCTTCGGCATACCCTTTAAGGATGTAGATAATATCTGGAATGATCTGGGTATGAGACCCGGGGGTTTATCCGGTAAAATAGTCAGGCCCGTCAAATTCTGTATTGGAGCATCCTGTTGTAAGATGGGGAAACAAAAAACCCATGAAATTGGGCTGGAAATTGACCAACAGTTCATGGGCACCAAGACACCTGACAAAATGAAAATCGCGGTTTCAGGTTGTGAAAACTCCTGTGCCGAACCAGCAGTCAGGGATATTGGACTTATCGGTACTAAAAATGGTTGGAATGTACTGGTGGGTGGTACTGCAGGGATCAGGCCCAGAATAGGGGATTTAATTGCTAAAGACTTGTCCAGTGAAGAGGTTTTAGAGTTAATGGCTAAAATTATTTCTTATTATAAAGAAAATGAGGAAGTAAAACGTCTGGGTAGATTCATTGACCATATGGGATTCGAGAAGTTCAAAGATGAAGTTTTAGGAAAATAA
- a CDS encoding phosphatase PAP2 family protein, with product MFDVFSSELFEENIEWFYNINWGLDNSIFDLIMPLISTLGSVYGWTIFCIVIYIFGDKFGKKVALLALIALFVTNIIVIFLKYVVAEPRPFLTLPNVDLLVPVDGQSFPSGHTASSFAAATVIGLKYHVKSKGRLYWLVYPLFIFAFLVGISRIYVGVHYPYDVIIGALLGTICALTALKYENKLLNNKIAHFFY from the coding sequence ATGTTCGATGTTTTTTCATCAGAGTTATTTGAAGAGAACATAGAATGGTTCTACAACATTAATTGGGGTTTGGATAACTCAATTTTTGATCTAATAATGCCCCTCATATCAACTCTAGGCAGCGTTTATGGCTGGACTATATTTTGTATCGTGATCTACATCTTCGGTGACAAGTTTGGTAAAAAAGTGGCCTTATTGGCCTTGATTGCATTATTCGTAACCAATATCATTGTGATTTTTTTAAAATATGTGGTGGCGGAACCAAGACCATTCTTAACCTTGCCCAACGTAGATTTATTAGTCCCAGTTGACGGTCAGTCCTTTCCATCAGGACACACTGCATCATCTTTTGCAGCCGCTACTGTAATCGGTTTAAAATACCACGTAAAATCTAAAGGAAGACTATACTGGTTAGTATATCCACTTTTCATCTTTGCCTTCCTAGTTGGAATATCAAGGATATACGTTGGTGTCCATTATCCCTACGATGTAATAATCGGAGCCTTATTAGGAACTATTTGTGCCTTAACAGCATTAAAATATGAAAATAAATTACTAAACAATAAAATTGCCCATTTTTTCTATTAA
- a CDS encoding antibiotic biosynthesis monooxygenase family protein has translation MVKVMAKLVFEDYDKWRPAFDEAANIRKGHGVQEAQVFRNSDNPNEVLILYEWDDLEHAWPFFEQPENKKVLEELGLQGKPEVFILKERDISF, from the coding sequence ATGGTTAAGGTGATGGCAAAATTGGTATTCGAGGATTATGATAAATGGAGACCAGCTTTCGATGAAGCAGCGAATATCCGAAAAGGTCATGGTGTCCAGGAGGCTCAAGTCTTTCGCAACTCAGATAATCCCAATGAAGTTCTGATCTTATATGAATGGGATGACCTGGAGCATGCCTGGCCTTTTTTTGAACAACCAGAAAACAAAAAGGTATTGGAAGAACTGGGATTACAAGGAAAGCCCGAAGTCTTTATTCTCAAAGAAAGGGATATATCTTTTTGA
- a CDS encoding sodium:calcium antiporter — MDIDLLIFTFLLLVLISSGIITTRYVSKISSYLKLGHFAAGFIIIAIATSIPELVVGVTSALEGIPELSLGNILGSNVVNLSLIIGTAVLIAGEINFKENKIKKELTYPFFLALLPILLALDGMLSRWDGIVLIIIFLAYFSLVFRHSEFEEEEEVVTRTQFIKSILFFTLGLLALLVSARYLVDYASLIAVDLGIPVFFIGIIVVSFGTSLPELAFETISMLHGYKILAIGDLMGSTVANSTLILGAVSIISPVLVPDFTEFEIVAVFLILLISIFILFLRSKTGLTRFRALILILIYLIFLLLTGFTM, encoded by the coding sequence ATGGATATTGATCTTCTGATTTTCACCTTTCTATTACTGGTCCTGATATCCAGTGGTATCATCACCACCAGGTACGTCTCTAAAATCTCTTCCTATCTAAAATTAGGCCATTTTGCTGCGGGTTTCATCATCATCGCCATTGCCACCAGCATACCAGAACTGGTGGTAGGGGTGACCTCGGCCCTGGAGGGAATACCGGAACTTTCCTTGGGGAACATTCTAGGCTCCAACGTCGTTAATTTATCTCTGATTATTGGAACCGCGGTACTCATTGCCGGGGAAATTAATTTTAAGGAAAATAAAATAAAAAAGGAACTCACCTATCCCTTCTTTTTAGCCCTGTTACCCATCTTACTGGCCTTAGATGGAATGTTATCCCGTTGGGATGGTATAGTTTTAATTATAATATTTCTGGCTTACTTTTCACTTGTTTTCAGACACTCCGAGTTTGAAGAAGAGGAAGAAGTGGTGACTCGAACCCAGTTTATTAAAAGTATATTGTTTTTCACCCTGGGTTTACTTGCATTATTAGTCAGCGCCAGGTACCTGGTGGATTACGCATCCCTAATAGCCGTGGATTTGGGAATTCCAGTTTTTTTCATCGGTATAATAGTAGTTTCCTTCGGCACCTCCCTCCCAGAGCTGGCCTTTGAGACTATTTCCATGCTCCATGGCTATAAAATCCTGGCCATCGGTGATCTGATGGGTAGTACCGTAGCTAACTCCACCTTAATCCTGGGGGCGGTTTCCATTATAAGTCCAGTCCTGGTACCTGATTTCACGGAATTCGAGATCGTGGCCGTGTTTTTAATACTCCTGATCTCTATTTTTATACTATTTCTAAGGAGTAAAACTGGTCTCACCCGTTTCCGGGCATTGATATTGATATTAATTTACCTTATCTTTCTACTTCTAACTGGGTTTACCATGTAA
- a CDS encoding PEP/pyruvate-binding domain-containing protein yields MYVIELDHQDLPLEKAGGKALNLAKLTQAGFNIPPAFIISVEAYDSFIKGEMEDKISHILHSVDFNREDSISQGCSSIKDLIKGEKLPSAIHSQVTARIKSLPQGYYAVRSSAVAEDLADASFAGQLDSYLYIKKEDILDRVTDCWASYWNDRAVKYRHDSALGHQDSGIAVLVQKMVDADISGVTFTTNPVDGSSNIVIESTWGLGEAIASGLVTPDTFVLDREGKLLDKEIQNKTQGYFLQNGKNTLIPIEDDYQGKSSLNMELLQQLLQLGIQLEEFFAVAQDVEWALECENNTIYILQSRPVTTLTEGDDILWTRAYGDEYWADATTPLFYDVMGKMLTDYVNHEGARIMGYNDITNTQLLKLHKSRVYFNSWVLEKAFSYYPKFARSKELLNYFPLEDQERISQYPSILHKTLLSQVYIALRDSDGMMHKTDKAYRKWANSFMIRCEEFDRTDLEKISDQELISLYQDIEIAGIKHYQLIRYGMVSHSIATNLMVKNWLVEWLDDDGSLYAGLISGLDDNKTVEMNIKFSDLAMILREDPDLLEKINNVDLETLSQSEIRELISTNPDFKQEFDLFIRNYGHRSNTREILYPRWREDQAYVLGVVKLLSSSDLDLRKTEAESRNHRFITEKEVSNRIKKTRGGFFKARIFSMVLNLAQTYLTFRENQRFYLDHILFRQRLMLLDMGRRLAERKFITETDAVFFLYEKELFDILEKGKMAPDLKDQILKRKQEFHRYKSSLPPKFIKNGIEFDDTVMEYDQNAIYGAAASPGTFTGVARVVESIEELSQLEDHEILITSNTDPAWTAVFSKIGGLITETGGILSHGAVISREYRIPAVTAVKGATQIFKTGEELVVDGNEGVVYKKGNWGSNDEK; encoded by the coding sequence GTGTATGTAATAGAACTTGACCACCAGGACTTACCACTGGAGAAAGCAGGAGGTAAGGCCCTTAATTTAGCAAAATTGACTCAGGCCGGTTTTAATATTCCTCCGGCCTTTATTATCTCAGTAGAGGCCTATGATTCTTTTATAAAAGGGGAAATGGAAGATAAGATCTCCCATATACTTCATTCTGTTGATTTTAATCGGGAAGACTCCATATCCCAGGGTTGTTCATCCATCAAGGACTTGATTAAGGGGGAAAAATTACCGTCTGCTATTCATTCTCAAGTCACCGCCAGGATAAAGTCTCTTCCCCAGGGGTACTATGCGGTGCGATCATCAGCGGTGGCCGAGGACCTGGCCGATGCCAGTTTCGCCGGACAACTGGACAGTTACCTCTACATCAAAAAGGAGGACATCCTGGATAGGGTAACTGATTGCTGGGCATCCTACTGGAATGATCGAGCTGTGAAGTACCGTCATGATTCTGCCCTGGGACATCAAGACTCGGGCATTGCAGTCCTAGTCCAGAAAATGGTGGATGCTGATATCAGCGGCGTGACCTTCACCACCAACCCGGTGGACGGATCCAGTAACATCGTCATCGAGTCCACCTGGGGCCTGGGTGAAGCTATCGCCTCGGGACTGGTCACCCCGGATACCTTTGTCCTGGACCGGGAGGGTAAGCTCCTGGATAAGGAGATCCAAAACAAGACTCAGGGCTACTTCCTCCAGAACGGTAAGAACACCCTGATCCCCATTGAGGATGATTACCAGGGAAAGTCCAGCCTCAACATGGAACTCCTCCAGCAGTTATTGCAGCTGGGAATCCAACTGGAAGAATTCTTCGCTGTGGCCCAGGATGTGGAATGGGCCCTGGAATGTGAAAATAACACCATTTACATCCTCCAGTCAAGACCGGTGACCACCCTAACTGAGGGTGATGATATCCTGTGGACCCGGGCCTATGGGGATGAGTACTGGGCCGATGCCACCACCCCCCTCTTCTACGATGTCATGGGTAAAATGCTCACTGACTACGTGAACCATGAAGGCGCCCGGATCATGGGCTACAATGACATCACCAACACCCAACTCCTGAAACTCCACAAGTCCAGGGTTTACTTTAATAGCTGGGTTCTGGAGAAGGCCTTCTCCTATTATCCCAAGTTCGCCCGGTCCAAGGAACTCCTAAACTACTTCCCCCTGGAGGATCAGGAACGGATATCCCAGTACCCCTCCATTTTACACAAAACCCTGCTATCACAAGTCTATATTGCCCTGCGGGACTCAGATGGGATGATGCACAAGACGGATAAGGCCTACCGGAAATGGGCCAACAGCTTCATGATCCGGTGTGAAGAGTTTGACCGCACCGATCTGGAAAAAATATCCGACCAAGAGCTGATATCCCTGTACCAGGACATCGAGATTGCCGGTATCAAGCACTACCAGCTCATAAGGTATGGTATGGTTTCCCACTCCATCGCCACCAACTTGATGGTGAAAAACTGGCTGGTGGAATGGCTGGATGATGACGGATCACTCTACGCCGGTTTGATATCGGGTTTAGATGATAACAAGACGGTGGAGATGAACATCAAGTTCTCGGATCTGGCCATGATTCTGAGGGAAGACCCGGATCTGTTAGAAAAAATAAATAATGTAGATCTGGAAACCTTAAGTCAATCGGAGATCAGAGAATTAATATCCACTAATCCCGATTTTAAACAGGAGTTTGATCTGTTCATCCGCAACTACGGGCACCGGTCCAACACCCGGGAAATATTATATCCCCGCTGGCGGGAGGACCAGGCCTATGTCCTGGGTGTGGTTAAGTTACTATCCTCCTCGGATCTGGATTTAAGAAAAACCGAGGCTGAAAGTCGTAACCACCGGTTCATCACCGAAAAGGAAGTTTCAAACCGGATAAAAAAGACTAGAGGTGGATTTTTCAAGGCCCGGATCTTTTCCATGGTCCTTAACTTAGCCCAGACCTACCTCACCTTCCGGGAGAACCAGCGCTTCTACCTGGACCACATCCTCTTCCGGCAGCGGCTGATGCTCCTGGATATGGGACGTAGACTGGCTGAGAGAAAATTCATCACTGAAACTGATGCAGTATTCTTCCTCTACGAGAAGGAGTTATTCGATATCCTGGAGAAGGGGAAGATGGCGCCGGATTTGAAGGACCAGATCCTGAAAAGGAAGCAGGAATTCCATCGCTATAAATCTTCACTTCCCCCTAAATTCATAAAAAACGGCATCGAATTCGATGACACCGTCATGGAATATGACCAGAACGCTATCTACGGAGCGGCGGCCAGTCCCGGAACCTTTACCGGCGTGGCCCGGGTGGTGGAATCCATAGAGGAGCTATCCCAGCTGGAGGATCATGAGATCCTCATTACCAGCAACACCGACCCGGCCTGGACTGCGGTGTTCTCCAAGATCGGGGGCCTCATCACCGAAACCGGGGGGATACTATCCCACGGTGCCGTGATATCCCGTGAATACCGCATACCCGCAGTTACCGCCGTTAAGGGAGCAACTCAAATTTTTAAAACCGGGGAGGAGCTGGTGGTGGATGGAAACGAGGGAGTGGTGTATAAAAAAGGGAACTGGGGGAGTAATGATGAAAAATGA
- a CDS encoding class I SAM-dependent methyltransferase, whose translation MMKNEKVKQQPSDTALFTALRRTIAHKEYSQKNWGPDYLAEIFLPAHYRFFLRFGKIRKNTNNKLARFMPGLTEYIIGRTIFFDNLFINALINHIPQIVLLGAGYDSRAYRFAKFNSGTIIFELDALPTQNRKRKSLKAAHINIPQEIRYIPIDFLTESLSDVLEKAGYRKQEITLFLWEGVSYYLDLESVKETLDFVGHAQGDSVIAFDYTIPLSEETMNNLYGAREFKKSMKEHHGDEEFMFSINNGKIESLLAESNLGMIEYMDNETMEQTYLTDEKGVLLGRITGNFRLVCASPLK comes from the coding sequence ATGATGAAAAATGAGAAAGTTAAACAACAACCATCAGATACCGCCCTCTTTACTGCACTACGACGAACCATCGCCCATAAGGAATATTCCCAGAAAAATTGGGGACCAGACTATCTGGCCGAGATATTTTTACCTGCTCACTACCGGTTTTTTTTGAGATTCGGAAAGATAAGAAAAAATACTAATAATAAATTAGCTCGTTTTATGCCCGGATTAACTGAATACATCATTGGCAGAACAATTTTCTTTGATAATCTTTTCATAAATGCCCTTATTAACCACATTCCCCAGATTGTGTTGCTTGGTGCCGGGTACGATTCCCGGGCTTATCGTTTTGCCAAGTTCAACAGTGGCACCATAATTTTTGAACTGGATGCCCTTCCAACTCAGAATCGAAAAAGAAAAAGCTTGAAGGCTGCACATATAAATATTCCCCAAGAAATCAGGTATATTCCAATAGATTTCCTCACAGAATCGTTAAGTGATGTTTTAGAGAAGGCTGGATATAGAAAACAGGAAATAACACTATTTTTATGGGAAGGAGTTAGTTATTACCTGGATTTGGAATCGGTAAAAGAAACACTGGACTTTGTTGGTCATGCACAGGGGGATAGTGTCATTGCCTTCGACTACACCATCCCTCTTTCAGAAGAAACCATGAACAATCTTTATGGTGCCCGGGAATTTAAAAAATCAATGAAAGAACATCACGGAGATGAAGAATTCATGTTCTCCATAAACAATGGGAAAATTGAATCGTTACTGGCAGAAAGTAATCTGGGAATGATAGAATATATGGATAATGAAACCATGGAACAAACATATCTAACGGACGAAAAGGGAGTGTTGCTGGGTCGAATCACTGGAAATTTTCGTTTGGTATGTGCATCACCACTAAAATGA
- a CDS encoding class I adenylate-forming enzyme family protein: MKISPLIMEAEDAVNYHRPWLKFYNKDTPASLFYPDKTIYEMLRDSAGKYPDHVALQFMGKRIKYRKLIQEVDNCARALLKLGVTEEDAVTVCMPNTPHAVVMFYAINQVGALANMIHPLSAPKEMEFYLKHVDSKFILIGDFSYPYLKKVQANLDLKKIIVAKISDYLGKRMTMGFWALEGHKIPKVRYNEDKLLISWKKFKKLGYTSRLTINSSMECGDGAVVLYTGGTTGVQKGVLLSNHNFNALVIQCLAYLNHERLGEISEDKIMCILPIFHGFGLTVCVHLPMCVGACAILVPKFNASIFADQFAKHQPHYIAGVPTLYEALLRSKKMQKTEFSGLKGVFAGGDSVPVELKKQFDQFLKERGSQVTMQEGYGLTETVTVSCLVPHSDDRRGSMGIPLPDMLYKIVRVGTTQDLPPGDEGEICVSGPTVMLEYYNNPEETDKVLKVHADGFKWCHTGDLGYMDEDGFFYFRSRIKRMIKSSGYSVFPTQIEGVINQHEAVALSCVIGIPDKYQIEKIKAFLVLKEGYKDSEGVKKEIMDMCREYLATWSVPREIEIRKELPTTLIGKVDWLKLKEEYAEV; this comes from the coding sequence ATGAAGATTTCACCCCTCATCATGGAAGCCGAGGACGCGGTGAACTATCACCGGCCCTGGCTTAAGTTCTACAATAAAGACACACCCGCCAGCCTGTTTTATCCGGATAAAACCATTTATGAAATGTTACGAGATTCAGCTGGGAAGTATCCGGATCATGTGGCCCTGCAATTTATGGGTAAAAGGATTAAATACAGGAAACTCATCCAGGAAGTGGATAACTGTGCCCGGGCACTCCTAAAGCTGGGGGTGACCGAAGAGGATGCGGTTACGGTGTGTATGCCCAACACTCCCCACGCGGTGGTGATGTTCTACGCCATCAACCAGGTGGGGGCCCTGGCCAATATGATCCATCCCCTGTCCGCCCCTAAGGAGATGGAGTTCTACCTGAAACACGTGGACAGTAAATTTATTCTAATCGGTGACTTTTCCTACCCCTACCTGAAGAAGGTCCAGGCCAATCTGGACCTCAAGAAGATTATCGTGGCTAAGATCAGTGACTATCTGGGTAAAAGGATGACTATGGGTTTCTGGGCCCTGGAGGGTCATAAAATTCCAAAAGTAAGATATAATGAAGATAAACTGCTCATCTCCTGGAAGAAATTTAAAAAACTGGGTTACACATCCCGGCTAACAATTAACAGTTCCATGGAATGTGGGGATGGGGCGGTGGTTTTATACACCGGCGGAACCACTGGGGTGCAGAAGGGAGTTCTGTTATCCAATCATAACTTCAACGCCCTGGTAATCCAGTGTTTAGCCTATTTAAACCATGAAAGGCTGGGAGAGATTAGTGAGGATAAAATAATGTGCATCCTACCCATCTTCCATGGCTTTGGCCTGACGGTTTGTGTACACCTGCCCATGTGTGTGGGGGCCTGTGCCATTCTGGTGCCCAAGTTCAATGCCAGTATCTTCGCGGACCAGTTTGCCAAACACCAGCCCCATTACATCGCCGGAGTACCCACCCTGTACGAGGCCCTGCTTCGGAGTAAAAAGATGCAAAAAACGGAGTTCAGTGGTTTGAAGGGGGTCTTTGCCGGTGGAGATTCGGTGCCGGTGGAGCTGAAAAAGCAATTCGACCAGTTCCTTAAAGAAAGGGGTAGTCAGGTAACCATGCAGGAGGGTTATGGTTTAACTGAGACCGTGACGGTCAGCTGCCTGGTTCCCCACAGCGATGATCGGCGGGGTAGTATGGGTATTCCCCTGCCGGATATGCTGTACAAGATCGTCAGGGTGGGCACCACCCAGGACCTGCCCCCGGGTGACGAGGGAGAAATCTGTGTCAGCGGCCCCACTGTGATGTTAGAATATTACAACAACCCGGAAGAAACGGATAAAGTCCTGAAAGTCCATGCTGATGGATTTAAGTGGTGCCATACTGGGGATCTGGGTTACATGGATGAAGATGGCTTTTTCTATTTCCGGTCACGGATCAAACGGATGATCAAAAGCTCCGGTTACTCGGTGTTCCCCACCCAGATCGAGGGTGTCATCAACCAGCATGAAGCCGTGGCCCTGTCCTGTGTCATTGGCATCCCAGATAAATACCAGATCGAGAAGATCAAGGCCTTCCTGGTTTTAAAAGAGGGATATAAAGACTCGGAAGGGGTGAAAAAGGAGATCATGGACATGTGCCGGGAGTACCTGGCCACCTGGAGTGTTCCCCGGGAGATCGAGATCCGGAAGGAGCTGCCCACCACCCTCATTGGTAAGGTGGACTGGTTGAAGCTTAAAGAGGAGTACGCTGAGGTTTAG